CAGCGGCGGGTCGACGCGCGTGCTGACGGCGACATGGAGCTGCGGCGGGGCATGCTCGAGCAGGTAGGCGAGCTGGTCGTGCACGTCGGGGGACTCGACGAGGTGGTAGTCCTCCAGGACCAGCACGACGTCGTGGGGCAGGTCCGCGATGTCGTTGAGCAGCTCGGCGATCATGGGTGTCGCGTCGGCCGCGGTGGTCGCGGGGGCCTGCTGTTCCAGTCGGTGCAGTTGGTCGGCACCCAAGCCGGGGGACGCGTGCTGGAACGCGGTGAGCACGTAGGCGCAGAACCTGCCCGGCTCGTTGTCCGCGGGGTCAAGCGAGAGCCACGCGACGACCGCGGGCGGGTTGGTGGTCTGGGCGACGGCCGGGTCACCCGGCCCACGGCTGCCGGTGTCTTGGCCGGGCGCGGGTCCGGTGCCAGTCCTGTCGCCGGTGGCGGCGTCGGCCGAGAGCGTCTGGACCCACTGCGCCAGGGTCGTGGTCTTTCCGAACCCGGCGGGGGCGGAGATGAGGAGTAGCCGGCCGCCGCTCAGAAAGTCCGTCAGGTGCTCGGTGAGCCGGGGGCGCGGCACGGTCCGGCCGCGTACCCGGGCCGCGTACAGCTTCGTGTGCAGTATCGGGCTGCGCATCGCCGACTCCACCTGACGCCGAGCTGGCGAACCAACCCCTGGAAGGCCGCCCGGCGCGGACTTGTCCCGTCCGGGTCGGCGTCAGAGTCCCACACTTCCGCTGGCTGGTGTAGAGGCATCACGTCAAGCGACGATTCACCTGACCGGTCCTTGTGGGGGTTGCGGATGGGTTTGTCAACGTTGGTTGGCCCCACCATGTCAGGTTTGGTTGGCTCCACCCGTGGGCGAGGTTGGTTTAGCGGATCCCCGCCTGGAGCTTGACGTTGATGGGTCTTAGCTGGCGGCTTGTTGGGCCTTGGTCCGGGCCAGCCGGTAGGAGTCGGTTCCGGTCTCGATGATGTTCCCGCCGAAGGTGAGCCGGTCGACGATCGCGGCGCAGAGGCGGGCGTCGGTGAACGTTTTTGTCCAGCCGGAGAAGGAATCGTTGGAGGCGATGGCCACGGAGTTCTTCTCTTCCCGTTCGGTGAGAACCTGGAAAAGTAGCTCCGCGCCGCGTTTGTCGAGTTCCATATAGCCGAGTTCATCGATGCAGAGAAGATCAACCCGTCCGTATCGGGCAATGGTCTTGGCCAGGATCTTGTCGTCGGCGGCCTCCACGAGTTCGTTCACCAGCTTGGTGGCCAGGGTGTATTTCACCCGGAACCCGTTCTCCGCGGCGGCGGTGCCCAACCCGATCAGCAGATGCGACTTGCCGGTGCCGGAGTCTCCGATCAGGCATAACGGTTGCCCGGCGCGGATCCAGCCGCATCCGGCCAGGGTGTGGATGGTCGCCGAGTTGATGTTCGGGTTCGCGTCGAAGTCGAAATCGGCCAGCCACTTCTCTCGTGGAAAGCCGGCCGCCTTGACCCGGCGGACAGAGCGGCGACGGGCCCGGTCGTCGCATTCGGCCAGGAGTAGCTCGGCGAGGAATCCCTGGTAGGTGAGTTGTTCCTTCTCCGCGACGGTGACCATGTCGGTGACCAGCCCGCGGACGGTCGGCAGGCGTAGTTGCCGGCAGGCCGTGTCGATCGCCGCGGACGCGGCCTGCTCGGTCAGGCCGCGGCGGCGGCGAATCGGTGCGGTCATGACACGTTGCCTTTCGACAGGTCCGCCGCCGGCGGCGCGGTCTTGCGGCGGGTGAGCAGCTCGTCGTAACGGTCGACCGACGGCAACGGCCGGGAATCCGGCGGCAGCCCGGCGATCACCGCGGTCGGGTCGGACAGCCGCCGCTCGGTCAGACTGACCACCCGCTGCCCGGCACTGTCGTCCTGACCGACGGGATGCTCGGGTTGCGTGGCCCCACGCTGCTGTTTGCGGGCTTCCACGGCCACCACATCGGCCTGGGTCGCGCCGACTCGCAGGGCGGCGGTCAACCCGGCGACGACGTCGACCGCCGGCATGTGCCGATGCAGCAGCAGCACGTCGATCAGTTCCCGGGTGCCGGCGGCGTCGCCGTGAGCCTTGCGGGCCGCCGCCCAGAACGCCTCGTGCGCACTGGTGAACGCCCCGCAGGCGCGAGCCTGGACCAGGGCGGTCGCCCCGGGCAGAGGCTGTCAAGTTTTCTGTGTAAGTCGCGATGTTGATCTTGGGTTGGGGTTGGTCAGCTGATCCTGGGGGTGATGCGGTCGGGGTATTGGATGGCCAGTGCACCGAGCGCGGGTTTCCAACCGGTGGTGACCTGGCCCTCGACGAGCCGGCCCTCGGCGGTGCGTCCGACTCGTTTGCCCTTCTCCGCGGCCCGGTCCCGGGCGCGTTTGTCCTCGATATCGCGGATGGCCAGCCACAGCAGCTTGACCACTGCGTCGTCGTTGGGGAAGTGCCCGCGGTTCTTGATGATCTTGCGGAGCTGGTAGTTCAACGACTCGATCGCGTTCGTGGTGTAGATGATCTTGCGGACCGGCCATGGGAACGCCAGGAACGGGATGAACCGGTCCCAGGCGTCCTGCCAGGTCCGCAGGCAGGCCGGGTAGCGGCGGGCCAGATCGGTCTCGGCGAACGTCAACAGCGCCGTCTCGGCGGCGTCCACGGTCGGGGCGGTGTAGATCGTCTTGAGCTGGGCCACGACAGCCCGCCGGTCGGTGTAGGACACGAACCGCATCGAGGCCCGGATCAGGTGGACCACACACGTTTGGACGGTCGTCCGCGGCCAGGTCGCCTCGATCGCCTCGGGTAGCCCGGTCAGCCCGTCGCAACACACGATCAGCACGTCCTTGACGCCCCGGTTGGCCAGCTCGGCGCAGACCCCGGCCCAGAACTTGGCGCCCTCGGTGGACTGCACCCAGATCCCCAGCACGTGCTTGATCCCGGCCATATCGACGCCGACGGCGATGTACGCGCTCTTGTTCCGAACCTGGTGCCCGTCGCGGACCTTCACCACGATCGCGTCCAGGTACATGATCGGGTAGAGCTCTTCCAACGGCCGGGACTGCCAGGCCTTGACCTCTTCCAGGACCGCGTCGGTGATCTTGCTGATCGTGTCGTGGGACAGCTCGGTGCCCAGTGTCCGGGCCAGATGGGCCTGGATATCGCGGACGGTCATGCCGCCGGCGTAGAGGCTGATGATCTGCTCGTCCAACCCGCCCAGGCGGCGTTGGCCCTTGGGCACCAGCCGCGGCTCGAACGTCGACTTGCGGTCCCGCGGCACGCTCAACGGAACCGGACCGACCTCGGTCGAGAGCGTTTTCGGGGTGTGCCCGTTCCGACTGTTCGGCGAGCCCCGACCAGCCGGGTCGCCCGCTTCGTAGCCCAGGTGCCCGGTCAATTCCGCGGCCAGGCCTCGTTCGAGCACAGCCTTGATCATCTCCGGCAAGAACCCGCCCTCGCCGGTCAACCTGACCCCGCCGGCCTCGGCGCGGTCGATCAACTCATCCAGCCACACGTCGTCGGCCAGCAACTCCCGCAGCTGCCGACCAGTCGACCGGGCCGGACCCGGCACCTCATCATCGACCGGCGACGACGGCACCGATGAGGACTGCTCGGTCATGGTCATGATCTGCTCCTTCGCGAGGCACCCGCCTCAGCATCCGATCGCGGTTCCTACACAGACCATCTGACACGCCCCCCGGGCAGGGCGCCGGGTTTGTACTTGAGCACCTCCAGGTAGTGATCCAGGTCCAACACCTGGGCGCCCTTACGGCCCGACCGCTCGTGGGTGGCGATGACGGTCCGGCCATCCAACACGATCACCTCACCCGCCCGGAGGTGGACCCGGACCCGGCGTCCGATGAACTTGGCTGGCACCGAATACTGACAGTTACGCACCATGATCCGGGCGTGCCGGTCGACCCGCGGGTTCAACGACAGGCCCGGTTCGAACACCTCGGTCGGCAACGGCCGGAGCAGGGGCTGCTCGATGGCGAACATCTCGCCCACGGTGCGCACCCGGCCGTTGATCCGCCGGTGGTCATCGGCCCGGTCCGCCTTGGCCAGCCGAACATTCAGCTCGGCCAACGATTTCACCTTCGGCACCGGGACCAGATGGTTGCGCCGGAACCGGCCGCCTTCGCCCTCCACACCGCCCTTTTCGTGGGCTCCGTGGACGCCGGGCAGGCAATAGAACCCATCGAATTGGTAGTGCGAACGGAACAGCACCCACCGCTCGTTCTCGGTCCGCCGCCGGTCGGTGCCGAACAGCACGGCCGAGACCGCGGACTTGAGGTTGTCGTACTTCACGTGCACCGTTGGAACACCACCCAGCTCGGTGAACGCGGCGATATGACCCTCGAGGAACGCCTCCTGCGACTGAGTCGGGAACACCCGATGCACCGACCGACCCGAGAAGCACAACCACATCGTGAACAGGTAGCACTTCGTCCGACCGGCGGGCAGATCCACCCACAGTTCGGCGAAGTCGACCTCACCCTCGGCGGCCGGCTGATGCGTCTGCGGGACGAACACCTCCGCCAACGGCCGGCCCGCCTCAGCCCAGATCTCCCGCCGCCGCTGGGCGACATAGGCCCGCAGCGTCGAATACGACAACCCGGTCGCCTGATGCTCCTCGACCAACCGGTCCAGGATCCGCACCGTGGTGTGTCGCTGCTTGCGCGGGGCCGTCAGATCCGACCGCAACATTGCGTCGATCGCGGTCACGAACGGGTCGATCTTGCGGGACTGCCACCTGCGCCGGGCCGGCTCCGGCGGCGCCGCCGACGCCAACGCTTGCCGCACCGTTCGACGGTGCACATGGTGGCGCTTGGCCAACGCCCGCACCGACAAGCCCTCCACCCGGGAATCCCGCCGGATCTGTTCGAACAGCATGACCTTGGACCTCACGTCTCCTCCTGACGTCGTCGCCTCCGACGACGATCAGGTGGGGCCACCCAAACCTGACAGAACCTGCCCGGAGAGTCGCAGGTGGGGCCACTCAAACCTGCGATTCCCTGCTCCGGCGGGGCCACTCAAACCTGACACAACCATGCGGAGGCGGGCGGACGCTCAGGTCATGCGACGCGGCCCCGCGGAACCCCGTCTTCCTGCCGAGACCAACACGTCAGGGCAGGCGTCAGGGCGAGTCGGTGCCGGAGTCATCGCGCTGTACGCGCTGGCGTTCATGGCCAGCTGCTTGATGCTCATTGCCCCGTTGCTGGTCACGTTGGCGTTGAAGGTCGGGGATCTGGTCGGCGCGGAGGCGGCGCCGGGCCGGCTGGCGTTGACGTTGGCGGCCGGCTCGTTCCTGGCCCTGTTCGCCAACCCGTTGTTCGGCAAGCTCAGCGACCGGACCACGTCGCGGTTCGGGATGCGACGACCCTGGATGCTGCTGGGCCTGGCTGGAGGGACCGTGGGTATCGCCACCATCGCGTACGCCCAGACGCTCATCGTGGTGGTGGTCGGGTGGTGTGTGGCGCAGGTGTTCTTCAACGCGCTGCTGGCGGTGCAGGTGGCGGTGTTGCCGGACCAGGTGCCGGCGGAGCAGCGGGGCATGGTCTCCGGCGTGCTCGGAGTCTGCGTACCGGTGGCGTCCGTGTGCGGCACCTATCTCGTCAACGTCTT
This genomic window from Nakamurella multipartita DSM 44233 contains:
- a CDS encoding IS256 family transposase translates to MTEQSSSVPSSPVDDEVPGPARSTGRQLRELLADDVWLDELIDRAEAGGVRLTGEGGFLPEMIKAVLERGLAAELTGHLGYEAGDPAGRGSPNSRNGHTPKTLSTEVGPVPLSVPRDRKSTFEPRLVPKGQRRLGGLDEQIISLYAGGMTVRDIQAHLARTLGTELSHDTISKITDAVLEEVKAWQSRPLEELYPIMYLDAIVVKVRDGHQVRNKSAYIAVGVDMAGIKHVLGIWVQSTEGAKFWAGVCAELANRGVKDVLIVCCDGLTGLPEAIEATWPRTTVQTCVVHLIRASMRFVSYTDRRAVVAQLKTIYTAPTVDAAETALLTFAETDLARRYPACLRTWQDAWDRFIPFLAFPWPVRKIIYTTNAIESLNYQLRKIIKNRGHFPNDDAVVKLLWLAIRDIEDKRARDRAAEKGKRVGRTAEGRLVEGQVTTGWKPALGALAIQYPDRITPRIS
- the istB gene encoding IS21-like element helper ATPase IstB; protein product: MTAPIRRRRGLTEQAASAAIDTACRQLRLPTVRGLVTDMVTVAEKEQLTYQGFLAELLLAECDDRARRRSVRRVKAAGFPREKWLADFDFDANPNINSATIHTLAGCGWIRAGQPLCLIGDSGTGKSHLLIGLGTAAAENGFRVKYTLATKLVNELVEAADDKILAKTIARYGRVDLLCIDELGYMELDKRGAELLFQVLTEREEKNSVAIASNDSFSGWTKTFTDARLCAAIVDRLTFGGNIIETGTDSYRLARTKAQQAAS